One Deltaproteobacteria bacterium DNA window includes the following coding sequences:
- a CDS encoding mandelate racemase/muconate lactonizing enzyme family protein has translation MKITDVRTIRLRASIPTEGQVFSRSGVRNTRSTTLIKVETDDGVYGLGSASGNGELIEVIVARVLKPLLIGMDPTEIDAIWDTAYFRGGHKEFGTRGIGVVALSGIDVALWDILGKVRGVPLYQLLGGKVRDQVPVYATALYPEEPSKVARRARGFADQGFRGVKIKVGFDLDQDIRIVRAVRQELGKDFIVMTDANQGYSIDVGIKAAQAFADAGAFWLEEPLFVEDIAGHAILRERGNTPIAVGENLHMCYAFENFILRGAVDFIQPDVARAGGITEIRKITALAAKHKVPVSFHTWGDGVALAASVHLSAALQDCIVMELDYTYNPLREELLREPFRVVNGCLIPPDRPGLGIELNQEALQRFAFSGAEDLAVRQKTLS, from the coding sequence ATGAAAATCACGGACGTAAGAACTATCCGCTTGCGCGCGTCGATACCAACCGAAGGACAAGTGTTCAGCCGCTCAGGTGTGCGCAACACGCGGTCGACGACGCTCATCAAAGTGGAAACCGATGACGGTGTCTACGGTCTTGGTTCCGCGTCGGGAAATGGCGAGTTGATCGAAGTGATCGTCGCCCGAGTGCTGAAACCGCTGCTCATTGGCATGGATCCCACCGAGATCGACGCGATTTGGGACACCGCTTATTTTCGCGGTGGGCATAAAGAGTTCGGCACTCGCGGCATCGGCGTCGTGGCGCTGAGCGGGATCGATGTGGCGCTCTGGGACATTCTCGGCAAAGTGCGCGGCGTGCCGCTCTATCAGCTGCTCGGCGGCAAAGTGCGCGACCAGGTGCCGGTGTACGCCACTGCACTCTACCCAGAAGAGCCGTCAAAAGTTGCCCGGCGCGCGCGCGGCTTTGCCGATCAAGGTTTTCGCGGCGTGAAGATCAAAGTCGGTTTCGATTTGGATCAAGACATCCGCATCGTTCGGGCGGTGCGCCAGGAGTTGGGCAAAGACTTCATCGTTATGACCGACGCCAATCAAGGCTACAGCATCGACGTTGGCATCAAGGCCGCGCAGGCTTTCGCCGACGCTGGCGCTTTCTGGCTCGAAGAGCCGCTGTTCGTCGAAGACATCGCCGGTCACGCGATTCTGCGTGAGCGTGGCAATACGCCCATCGCCGTCGGGGAAAATTTGCACATGTGTTATGCCTTCGAGAATTTCATCCTGCGCGGTGCGGTGGATTTCATTCAACCCGATGTCGCGCGCGCCGGCGGCATTACCGAGATTCGTAAGATCACCGCGCTGGCGGCCAAGCACAAAGTCCCGGTGTCGTTTCACACCTGGGGCGATGGCGTTGCGCTGGCGGCGAGCGTTCATCTTTCGGCGGCATTGCAGGACTGCATCGTCATGGAGCTCGATTACACTTACAACCCGCTACGCGAAGAACTATTGCGCGAGCCGTTCAGAGTCGTGAACGGTTGCCTGATTCCGCCCGACAGACCAGGCTTGGGTATTGAACTCAATCAAGAGGCGCTTCAGCGTTTTGCTTTTTCTGGCGCCGAAGATCTCGCCGTTCGCCAGAAAACATTATCGTAG
- a CDS encoding cupin domain-containing protein yields the protein MDAFTYKLKTPKITGGRSHIPLADTEMMSVGINYYAVGRINKLHAHFGEDHTFVVLDGQATFYNKDHQPTVLNKGEAIMLPVGTLYYFGNSGDKPLALLRVSALKGKPEFTRVDAEGNKRTEVEDKYITVDGEPIPGQFWELS from the coding sequence ATGGACGCGTTTACTTATAAGCTCAAGACGCCAAAGATCACCGGTGGGAGAAGTCACATTCCGCTCGCTGACACTGAAATGATGTCGGTGGGGATTAATTATTATGCGGTGGGACGTATAAACAAACTCCATGCCCATTTCGGCGAGGATCATACGTTTGTTGTGTTGGACGGCCAGGCGACGTTCTACAACAAGGATCATCAGCCCACTGTGCTGAATAAAGGCGAGGCGATCATGTTGCCGGTGGGCACGCTTTACTACTTCGGCAATTCCGGCGATAAGCCGTTGGCGCTGTTGCGCGTGAGCGCGCTCAAGGGCAAGCCGGAATTTACCCGGGTGGACGCTGAAGGTAACAAGCGAACGGAAGTGGAAGATAAATATATTACGGTGGACGGCGAACCGATCCCTGGACAGTTTTGGGAACTGTCGTGA
- a CDS encoding LLM class flavin-dependent oxidoreductase, protein MAKIGLAWVNPAPLTKPENVVNFAKKCEAMGCDSMWTIDRIAYDNLEPLTILAAAAGATQKIRLGTSVLLGNTRHPAHLAKIISTLDFISNGRVTIGLGFGSREPDYKAVEIPYEHRGTRAVEQVQLMKRLWTEDNVTHKGQFYNVENLSVGPRPVQKPHPPLWTGGSAEAALKRAGTWANGFISGSSAIADFHVTWDKVASYAAAAGRNPNDIEKASLAFMAINDDKAKAIKVVEDYTMRYYGRIRTAVEPVSILGSPEQCVEKINYFLSKGLDTLIIGVADPDPRQLDLFGEKVLPKVKA, encoded by the coding sequence ATGGCCAAAATCGGACTCGCCTGGGTCAACCCAGCACCGCTCACCAAACCGGAAAACGTCGTCAACTTCGCCAAGAAATGCGAAGCCATGGGTTGCGACTCGATGTGGACCATCGACCGCATCGCCTATGACAATTTAGAACCGCTGACCATCCTCGCCGCCGCCGCCGGCGCGACGCAGAAAATTCGTCTCGGCACTTCAGTCCTGCTCGGCAACACGCGCCACCCAGCGCATCTAGCGAAAATCATCTCGACGCTCGATTTTATTTCCAACGGCCGCGTGACCATCGGTCTCGGCTTCGGCAGCCGCGAACCCGACTACAAAGCCGTCGAGATTCCTTATGAACATCGCGGCACCCGCGCGGTCGAACAAGTGCAACTGATGAAACGGCTGTGGACCGAAGATAACGTCACGCACAAAGGGCAATTTTACAACGTGGAGAACTTGAGCGTCGGCCCGCGACCGGTGCAAAAACCCCATCCGCCGCTGTGGACGGGCGGCAGCGCCGAAGCTGCCCTCAAACGCGCCGGCACTTGGGCCAACGGCTTTATCTCCGGCAGCTCAGCCATCGCCGACTTCCACGTCACCTGGGACAAAGTCGCCAGCTACGCCGCGGCAGCAGGTAGAAATCCCAACGACATTGAAAAAGCCAGCTTGGCTTTCATGGCGATCAACGACGACAAAGCCAAAGCGATCAAAGTCGTCGAAGACTACACCATGCGCTACTACGGCCGGATCCGAACCGCCGTCGAACCGGTCTCCATCCTCGGCAGCCCCGAGCAATGCGTCGAGAAGATAAATTATTTTCTCAGCAAAGGTCTCGACACGCTGATCATCGGCGTCGCCGATCCCGATCCGCGGCAGTTGGATTTGTTTGGCGAGAAGGTGTTGCCGAAGGTAAAAGCGTAG
- a CDS encoding extracellular solute-binding protein, with protein sequence MKSVLSLLLVFGLDAGSSAHAQSPAERTKLIEEAKKEGKVVFYTGSSANDGNALKAAFEKKYPFIKMEYFRAGKDKLLGKYLTEARNNTFLADVYQGSVFPLATLQQRGLLARYRSAEREAIHDSLRPKDDYWAPVVLNAMTIAYNTRLVKGDDIPKSYDDLLLPKWKGKLGLDLNKTEWYVAMLQLLGEEKGRKYMDALSKQNVQARDGNTIGGQLLAAGEYAIVVSQYPTSVEEMKKSGAPIEWIALQPHLVYAQVLALTAKNSHPAAGKLFIDYCLSVEGQTVLKGLSRITVRKDVLPNPPKLIEGHKLLVVNPVGAEDYNRYNNEYHKYFR encoded by the coding sequence GTGAAGTCAGTATTGTCGCTACTGCTTGTGTTCGGGCTTGACGCTGGCAGTTCTGCTCACGCCCAATCACCTGCGGAGCGCACGAAGCTCATTGAGGAGGCCAAGAAGGAAGGCAAGGTGGTTTTCTACACCGGCTCTTCGGCCAACGATGGCAATGCGCTCAAAGCGGCGTTCGAGAAAAAGTATCCGTTCATCAAGATGGAATATTTTCGCGCCGGCAAAGATAAACTGCTGGGAAAATATTTAACCGAAGCGCGCAACAACACTTTTCTCGCCGATGTTTACCAGGGCAGCGTCTTTCCATTAGCCACTTTGCAACAGCGCGGCTTGCTGGCGCGCTATCGATCGGCGGAGCGCGAGGCGATTCACGACAGTCTGCGGCCCAAGGACGACTACTGGGCGCCGGTGGTGTTGAACGCCATGACCATTGCCTACAACACCCGGCTGGTCAAAGGCGACGACATTCCCAAAAGCTACGACGATCTTTTATTGCCGAAATGGAAGGGCAAGCTCGGCCTCGATCTCAACAAGACCGAATGGTATGTGGCGATGTTGCAGCTGCTTGGCGAAGAAAAAGGCCGCAAGTACATGGACGCTTTGAGCAAGCAGAACGTCCAAGCGCGCGACGGCAACACCATTGGCGGCCAGCTGCTCGCCGCCGGGGAATATGCCATCGTCGTGTCCCAATATCCGACCAGCGTCGAAGAGATGAAAAAATCCGGCGCGCCGATCGAATGGATCGCGCTGCAGCCACATCTAGTTTACGCGCAGGTGTTGGCGTTGACAGCGAAGAACTCGCACCCGGCGGCGGGAAAGTTGTTTATCGATTACTGCTTGTCGGTCGAAGGCCAGACTGTGCTCAAAGGGCTGAGCCGTATCACCGTGCGCAAAGATGTTTTGCCCAACCCACCGAAACTGATCGAAGGTCATAAGTTGCTAGTCGTCAATCCAGTTGGAGCCGAAGACTACAACCGTTACAATAACGAGTATCACAAATACTTTAGGTGA
- a CDS encoding cupin domain-containing protein: protein MQASTFKLKTNLLTGGRSHTPLAKSGGLTMGLNFYTPGRKNKLHTHPGEDHAFVVIEGQATFFDKDNQPTVLNKGEGIMLPDGYYYYFESTGTVPLAILRSSAARKDRPAVLRVDVKGDKRMEEEEGFAVADGAAIEGQYWEMK, encoded by the coding sequence ATGCAAGCGTCGACGTTTAAATTAAAAACCAATCTGCTCACCGGCGGACGGAGCCACACGCCGCTGGCAAAGTCCGGCGGCCTGACCATGGGACTAAATTTTTACACGCCGGGACGAAAAAATAAGCTGCACACTCATCCCGGTGAAGATCACGCCTTCGTGGTGATCGAGGGACAGGCAACCTTTTTCGATAAGGACAACCAGCCCACGGTGCTCAACAAGGGCGAAGGCATCATGCTGCCGGACGGTTACTACTATTACTTCGAAAGCACCGGCACGGTGCCATTAGCGATCCTGCGCTCGAGCGCGGCGCGTAAAGATCGGCCCGCCGTGCTGCGCGTCGACGTCAAAGGCGACAAGCGTATGGAAGAGGAGGAAGGTTTCGCGGTGGCGGATGGCGCCGCCATCGAAGGTCAGTATTGGGAGATGAAATAG